The region TTCTGAAATTTTGTTTCTATTTCCGTGAATGAACCCAACTTTTCCTTTCACTTTATATATTTTGATAAGTCTATTAACTTGTCTTATGGAGATGTTTAATAATGTAGCAACTCTTTTTTTATTAGAGTTATTTTCAACTAAATTTTTAATTACATTATATTTATGGTATTCATATTCAGTTAATATATCATTTTTCATAAAACATAATAATCCTTTCTATTTAACTTTAATATATTTTATCATAGCAATATTTATTGTATCCTATTAGAAATACTTTTGGGACATTTTCATGTTTCTTTTCTTAAGACATTTTCATGTTTGTTTAACAAATATTCTAAAAAAATATATATTTTTATTGACAAAGATATTCAAATAATGTATAATAATTTTTGTCAATAAGATATGCCTTGGTGGTGAAATGGTAGACACACAGGACTTAAAATCCTGTGGGAGCAATCCCGTGCCGGTTCGAGTCCGGCCCGAGGCACCATGTTTGCGGGAGTAACTCAGTTGGTAGAGTGTCAGCCTTCCAAGCTGAATGTCGCGAGTTCGACCCTCGTCTCCCGCTCCATGTGAGTCATTAGCTCAGTCGGTAGAGCACTTGACTTTTAATCAAGGTGTCACTGGTTCGATTCCAGTATGACTCACCATCTACATAAAAACAATCAATTTATACAACATAAGGAAGAGGCTCTTCCTTTTTTTTGTTTTTTGTGGTATAATATCGTGAGAGGAGTGTCTAAATTATGAAAATGTTAATTCAAAGAGTAAATGATGCTAAGGTATTATTTGAAGATGGGACTAATAATTCTATTGGAAAAGGTCTATTAGTATATTTAGGAGTTCATAATGAGGATAGCCTAAAAGATATACAAATCTGTATTAAAAAATTGATAAACCTTAGAATATTTGAAGATGAAGAAGGAAAAATAAACTTTTCATTGCTAGATAATAATTATGAAGTAATGGTAATAAGTAATTTTTCACTTTATGGAAGTATGAAAAAGGGAAATAGACCTTCATTTACAGAATCAGCACCTGCTTTAAAAGCAAATGAAATGTACGAAATATTTTTAGAAGAATTGAAAAAAAGTAATGTAAAATTTACTACAGGAAGATTTCAAACATATATGGACGTGCAATCAAGTAATGATGGGCCTATGAATTTTATTTTTGATACAAGAGAAGGAGTAAATTAATGTTGAGATACAAGAAAATGATGTTAGTATTATCTCTTGCGCTATTATCTGTAACAAGTTTTAGTGCAACTAAAATAAGCCTAAAGAAGTCTTCTGCAAAATCTCAAAGAGAATTAGTTATGCAAGATTCAAACTCAGTATTGTTTGATTCAGAATATATTCATGATCAATCATATATTGATAAGAAGATAAATGAAATTGAAGAATCAGTAATGTCTATGTCAGGTGTATACAACAGCCTAGATAATATTATATTAAAAAATAAATTGTTCAGCGCTTATGATAAATGGGCAGGAACAAGGTATAGTCTTGGTGGAACAGGGCATAACGGTATAGATTGTTCAGCCTTAACAAGAGAAGTATTTAGAGATGTTTTTGGTTATGAATTACCAAGAGTAAGTGTTGATCAAGTACAAAGAGGTAGAAAAATAGCTAGAGCAGAAATGAAACCTGGAGATATATTATTCTTCAGACCAGAAAATAGGGTAAATCACGTTGCTGTATATATTGGTAATTCGTTATTTATCAATGCTTCATCTTCACAAGGTGTAGTACTTTCAAGTTTAAATAACTCATACTGGGGTAAATATTTTAAATACGCAGTAAGAGTTGATGCGGCAAGAGAAGTGAGATAATAAAAAATATTTAAAGTGCTTAAATTTTTTAAGCACTTTTTTTTAATCTCTTCTTGTTTTTTTAAAATTTCAAGTTATAATGTTAATATAGTAGTAATCAATATTTTTAGGAGGTACAGGTATGAAAGTTTATGCCAGTGATAGTATTAGAAACGTAGGAATTTTAGGACATAGTGGTTCTGGAAAAAGTAATATGTTAGAATCTTTAGAATTTACGGCAAATTTAATTTCTAGAATTTCATCTCCAACTGAGGAATTTAAAATGTCAAATACTACAACTTTATCAGCAGTTGAATATCAAAATATGAAGTATAATTTATTAGATATTCCAGGTTATTCAGATTTTTATGGTGAATTAGAATCAGGACTTGCTGCGATAGCAGGAGCAATAATCACTATAGATGCAACTACAGATTTAAGTGTTGGGACTGAAATTGCATTAGAATTAACTGAAGAAAGAAAAATACCTAAATTTATATTTATCAATAAAATAGATTCAGATAAAGCAGATTATTCAAAAATACTTAACCAATTAAGAGAAAAATACGGTAAGAAAATAGCTCCATTCCATATACCATGGGGTAAAGCAGATGACTTCAAAGGACATATAAATGTAGTTGATTTATTTGCAAGAAAATATAATGGAAAAGAATGTGAAACAGTTAAAATGCCTGAAGAATATGAAGGTGAAGTACAATCAGTTAGAGAAATGTTACTTGAATCAGTAGCAGAAACTGAAGAAGCTTTAATGGATAAATATTTTGCTGGCGAAGAATTTACTACAGAAGAAATACATAGAGGATTAAGAAAAGGTGTATTAGATGGTACATTAATTCCAGTAGTTTGTGGTTCTACATATAAAAATATTGGATTACATACAACATTTGATATGATGAGAGAATATTTACCTACTCCTAAAGATAATAAGAAAAATATTGATATAGCAGAATTTGTAGGACAAGTATTTAAAACAGTAATAGATCCATTTGTTGGTAAAATTTCATATGTTAAAGTACTTTCAGGAGAAATAAAAGCTGATTCTGAAATATTTAATGTTAATAAGAGAGAATATGAAAAAGTAAATAAAATATATACATTAGTACATGGTGAAATGGTAGAATTACAAAAAGCTACTATGGGAGATATAGTTTTATTAACTAAATTAAACTTCGCACAAAATTCAGATACTTTAGCTAAAAATGAAAAAGTAGAAGCTATAGAAGAAATTAAGTTCCCTAAAGAACAAATG is a window of Streptobacillus canis DNA encoding:
- a CDS encoding C40 family peptidase → MLRYKKMMLVLSLALLSVTSFSATKISLKKSSAKSQRELVMQDSNSVLFDSEYIHDQSYIDKKINEIEESVMSMSGVYNSLDNIILKNKLFSAYDKWAGTRYSLGGTGHNGIDCSALTREVFRDVFGYELPRVSVDQVQRGRKIARAEMKPGDILFFRPENRVNHVAVYIGNSLFINASSSQGVVLSSLNNSYWGKYFKYAVRVDAAREVR
- a CDS encoding elongation factor G, whose amino-acid sequence is MKVYASDSIRNVGILGHSGSGKSNMLESLEFTANLISRISSPTEEFKMSNTTTLSAVEYQNMKYNLLDIPGYSDFYGELESGLAAIAGAIITIDATTDLSVGTEIALELTEERKIPKFIFINKIDSDKADYSKILNQLREKYGKKIAPFHIPWGKADDFKGHINVVDLFARKYNGKECETVKMPEEYEGEVQSVREMLLESVAETEEALMDKYFAGEEFTTEEIHRGLRKGVLDGTLIPVVCGSTYKNIGLHTTFDMMREYLPTPKDNKKNIDIAEFVGQVFKTVIDPFVGKISYVKVLSGEIKADSEIFNVNKREYEKVNKIYTLVHGEMVELQKATMGDIVLLTKLNFAQNSDTLAKNEKVEAIEEIKFPKEQMLVAIQAKNKSDEDKISTALHKIREEDSSLYWRRVVETGQTVLGVQGEIHANSVIAKLKERYGVEVLTEELKVPYKETIKGTSDVQGKHKKQSGGHGQYGDVKIRFSHSEKEFEFEEEIVGGVVPKGYIPAVEKGLLESMKEGVLAKYPVTNIKAVLYDGSYHDVDSSEMAFKLAANLAFKKGMLEAKPVLLEPVMELKIVIPEENVGDIMGDITKKRGRVLGMQAIGKDKQEIVAEAPMAETFKYSNDLKSMTQGRGYFEMKVIRYEQVPEEIAKKIIEKAE
- the dtd gene encoding D-aminoacyl-tRNA deacylase, producing the protein MKMLIQRVNDAKVLFEDGTNNSIGKGLLVYLGVHNEDSLKDIQICIKKLINLRIFEDEEGKINFSLLDNNYEVMVISNFSLYGSMKKGNRPSFTESAPALKANEMYEIFLEELKKSNVKFTTGRFQTYMDVQSSNDGPMNFIFDTREGVN